TACTATTCACTGTGTATTACACCATACTAAAAAGGGAGCTTAAATGTAGTTTCTTTTCTGACATTTGCTCATGATGGAAAGTTAATGTTCATTCTGATATGCATTTGATAGGTCAAATGAGATGCTTGATCAGAATGAATTGCTACAGAGCACACAAACCATGTAATAGTGAAGGGCCAGCAATTTAGAGATATGATTACCAGTTATGTTTTAAACAGTAATaactttattatttatttgtggaAAATGCCAATATTTCTGATGATATTAGGCTCTGTATTAGACGTGTATGCTGGCATTTGCTTCTTGCCCACATCTGTGAGCACTTCCTTCATGGCAACAGTCAGATCAGCCCTTTAACATTGCTACTATTATGCAAGACCAGTGGAGTGTTCACCTAGATTGGAGAACCAACACCAGGTAAAGTTTTGTGCCAAGGTACCTTCATGTATCTCTGGTGTGGGAGGAGAAGGAGAAGGTCTGTTGTGGGTTGGTCGTGACTTCAAACACCGTCTGTAAATGTTTGAATTGTGCGTGATGTTGTGAAAGTCAATTGACGGACAGCAAGCGTGGCTGTAGCTGGCGTTCATGCATTGCAGCACTGTCACAGTATGGAAGAATTGTCACAGATAACTGATACAATAGATCTCCAGTCATGGTTCAGTGAATCCTTGAACTGCCATCGGGTGTAAACACTGGAGTGTCACTGATTGATAATCTCACTAATTGTTTCCAAGTTCACTCTAGTTCACTGCAGTTCAGTGACTCACCAAGTGGCTAGTAAAAGACACAGGAGTGTTGTATTGATGGCTGTTGAATTTTAGATGGTAAAGGGAAACAGTTAGTGTTGATGCTGGCGTGTGCCTGCCCCCCAGGACTGTGCACAGGACATGGGAGCCATATACTGTACCGATGGTAGATAAACACCCAGAGGACACTCCCTAGACACATTCACAACAGGAATATTTAGGTAAGAattatttgaaaacatatttttgtgataAATTTTCAGTTCTTTTGTGTTACAACATGTAAATGATTGAACTGGttttattcataacagaatccctaaataaatacattgttgaCTTTGATCTTGGCACTGTGATTATTGTAATTCTATATTATGGGAGTTCCCATGGCTGAAGcgctatgatcactttgtgcaagaaTACCCAGGCCTAAAAGCAGCTGTGTAAGATTAACATATCAACTTTGTTTATGAAATATGACTTCTACACTTGAGCTGGTGTCACTGCTGGTCTTAATTTGATCTACATCAAATGCAAAGGAGAAGTATTGCTACAGAATAAATGAAGCTTTGATGGTTTGCAAGTTTATATTGgttgtaatatatataattatatttttactGAACAACAGTGGAATCTTGACATTTAGAACTGTTAGCCACAGTCTACAGCTGATGTCAACAGTGGCAGCCTATCACTCCCTTTGTCAGGTTGCAACAAGATGGAACTCCCTCACCAAATTTTATGAATGTAGGTGACACGTTAATTTCTGTTTCCATTCCAATGTATCTCTATCTCcatgttatttttaaaatattgtggAATATAATTGTCTCAGTGTGCACTGAACAACCTCTTACAGTTACTGTACAGGAGATCCAACTGTTGTTCTGGAAGGTAGGGAACACTGTTGATTGTGTTCTGTGTTGGAGGGCATGGAACACTGTTGATGGTGTTCTGTGTTGGAGGGTAGGGAACACTGTTGATGAtgttctgtgttggagtgtCGTGAACACTGTTGCtgttctgtgttggagtgtaggGATCACTGTTGACGATATACTTTGTTGGAGGGCATGGaacagtgttgatgatgttctgtgttggagtgtCGTGAACACTGTTGCtgttctgtgttggagtgtaggGATCACTGTTGATGATATACTTTGTTGGAGGGCATGGaacagtgttgatgatgttctgtgttggagtgtCGTGAACACTGTTGATGATGTACTGTGTTGGAGGTTAGGGAACACTGTTGTTGATGTTCTGTGTTGGAGGGCATGGAACACTGTTGATGATGTTCTGTGTTGGAGGGTAGGGAACACTGTTGATGATGTACTGTGTTGGAGGTTAGGGAACACTGTTGATGATGTACTGTGTTGGAGGTTAGGGAACACTGTTGATGATGTTCTGTGTTGGAGGGTAGGGAACACTGTTGATGATGTTCTGTGTTGGAGGGCATGGAACACTGTTGATGATGTTCTGTGTTGGAGGGCATGGAACACTGTTGATGATGTTCTGTGTTGGAGGGTAGGGAACACTGTTGATGAAGTTCTGTGTTGGAGGTTAGGGAACACTGTTGATGATGTACTGTGTTGGAGGGCATGGAACACTGTTGATGATGTTCTGTGTTGGAGGGTAGGGAACACTGTTGATGATGTACTGTGTTGGAGGGTAGGGAACACTGTTGATGATGTACTGTGTTGGAGGTTAGGGAACACTGTTGATGATGTACTGTGTTGGAGGGTAGGGAACACTGTTGATGATGTTCTGTGTTGGAGGGTAGGGAACACTGTTGATGAAGTTCTGTGTTGGAGGTTAGGGAACACTGTTGATGATGTACTGTGTTGGAGGGCATGGAACACTGTTGATGATGTTCTGTGTTGGAGGGTAGGGAACACTGTTGATGATGTACTGTGTTGGAGGGCATGGAACACTGTTGATGATGTACTGTGTTGGAGGTTAGGGAACACTGTTGATGATGTACTGTGTTGGAGGTTAGGGAACACTGTTGATGATGTTCTGTGTTGGAGGGTAGGGAACACTGTTGATGAAgttctgtgttggagtgtaggGAACACTGTTGTTGAAGTTCTGTGTTGGAGGGCATGGAACACTGTTGATTGTGTTCTGTGTTGTAGGGTAGGGAACACTGTTGATGATGTTCTGTGTTGGAGGGTAGGGAACACTGTTGATGAAGTTCTGTGTTGGAGGTTAGGGAACACTGTTGATGATGTACTGTGTTGGAGGGCATGGAACACTGTTGATGATGTTCTGTGTTGGAGGGTAGGGAACACTGTTGATGATGTTCTGTGTTGGAGGGTAGGGAACACTGTTGATGATGTACTGTGTTGGAGGTTAGGGAACACTGTTGATGATGTACTGTGTTGGAGGGCATGGAACACTGTTGATGATGTTCTGTGTTGGAGGGCATGGAACACTGTTGTTGAAGTTCTGTGTTGGAGGGTATGGAACACTGTTGATGATGTACTGTGTTGGAGGTTAGGGAACACTGTTGTTGATGTTCTGTGTAGGAGGGTAGGGAACACTGTTGATGATGTACTGTGTTGGAGGGCATGGAACACTGTTGATGATGTACTGTGGTGGAGGGCATGGaacagtgttgatgatgttctgTGTTGGAGGGCATGGAACACTGTTGATGAAGTTCTGTGTTGGAGGGCATGGAACACTGTTGATGAAGTTCTGTGTTGGAGGGCATGGAACACTGTTGTTGTACTGTGTTGGAGGGCATGGAACACTGTTGATGATGTTCTGTGTTGGAGGGCATGGaacagtgttgatgatgttctgTGTTGGAGGGCATGGAACACTGTTGATGATGTTCTGTGTTGGAGGGCATGGAACACTGTTGATGATGTACTGTGTTGGAGGGTAGGGAACACTGTTGATGATGTTCTGTGTTGGAGGGTAGGGAACACTGTTGATGAGATACTGTGTTGGAGGGTATGAAACACTGTTGATGATGTTCTGTGTTGGAGGGTAGGGAACACTGTTGATGAAGTTCTGTGTTGGAGGGCATGGAACACTGTTGATTGTGTTCTGTGTTGTAGGGTAGGGAACACTGTTGATGATGTTCTGTTTTGGAGGGCATGGAACACTATTGTTGAtgttctgtgttggagtgtaggGAACACTGTTGTTGATGTTCTGTGTTGGAGGGCATGGAACACTATTGTTGAtgttctgtgttggagtgtaggGAACACTGTTGATGATGTTCTGTGTTGGAGGGTAGGGAACGCTGTTGTTGATGTTCTGTGTTGGAGGGTAGGGAACACTGTTGATGATGTTCTGTGTTGGAGGGTAGGGAACACTGTTGATGAtgttctgtgttggagtgtaggGAACACTGTTGTTTATGTTCTGTGTTGGAGGGTAGGGAACACTGTTGATGATGTTCTGTGTTGGAGGGTAGGGAACACTGTTGATGATGTACTGTGTTGGAGTGTAGGGAACACTGTTGTTGCTGTTCTGTGTTGGAGGGTAGGGAACACTAGTGTTGAtgttctgtgttggagtgtaggGAACACTATTGTTGATGTTCTGTGTTGGAGGGTAGTGAACACTGTTGTTGATGTTCTGTGTTGGAGGGCATGGAACACTATTGTTGATGTTCTGTGTTGGAGGGCATGGAACACTGTTGTTGTACTGTTTTGGAGGGTAGTGAACActtttgttgatgttctgtGTTGGAGGGGTGTACAATTGGTAGTAAGCCACCAGGAGATGATAATGGTTTCACTAGGCATGGTTTCTCATCACTTTCAGTATCTTGATGTGGTCAATAAGCAGATTTCTTTACTACTGTTTGTAGACTTATACTATAACTGCATGGTTATTGACAAGTTTAAGTGTTTATAGGAAGATGTTGTCGATATATGTACATACGCTATGCAGGTGGAGACCGCTGCAGCTCACCCGGAGCAGGGACTTCCCTTGTCTTAACAGGCCAATGAGTACTGTATTCATCACCCCAGGTTTGCCACTGGATCTCTAACACAACTGTTATGATAGTTTAGCTGCCATGGACACctaatgaaacaaaaatatttttgatcaCAGAAAACTTGTTTTCCAGATGGTGTATTGATCATGAAACTTTCTCTCATACCCTTTGAGGTTTCAAACATCATTGATCTGAAATTTCAATGTCGTCTTTGTTGCAGGCATATCAAAATATGCTTTTGTTTGGAGTGGTGGAGGATTAAAATGTGTAGGCAGATTGCTGGTGAACTAACTGCTGTATATAGACAGTAGCCAACATTCAGTGAGGGATAAGTTACTGTAAGTGCACTGTCACACTATGTACATGAAGCAGCAAGTGCACTTTCACACTATGTACACTATAGTATGTGCACTGTCACACTGTACATTACAGTAAGTGCACTGACACATTATGTACACCATCTCTGTGCATACAGTCTATCCTACTGCAACTGTGACCAGGACTTGCTTGATTATCTGAGCTGAAGACAGAGACTTTGCTTTTCAAATGTAAAATGAGGTGTCCAACGGTAAATGTTTTTTGTTCACATGGGCAAACTGACTGTCGTTCATGCTTAAGGATTTCCCACTGAATCAGCATTTCAGAGAAATAAAGTTTCAGTCCTTAAAACACTTTATAATACATCATGTGAAACATGACCAGTAGTAGTAacggtcacatgcaatgtaaaacacagctttgcagattctgatatcttttgaaaaaatgtgaaagaaaatatgCCTGTGAAATgtgagttcaaacgattcactaaacgcatgcgcagtgaataagTTCCGGAACTTAAAACAgaatgcatgcccggagtatgaggtcatgagcagtagtctagtcctggctgtgtacacaaacaagtaaataatctactcattacataaaaataaacttgttgattgtagtaagcagcctctgtcacagagaaagctcattgtctggtttattgatacctatattcctgcctgcctgtctgctaaagtcAATATGCAACACACAGCTTCAATCTAtgaccacatgcagtttgaacttcacacctatcaggctatatgccatagcaaaataaattgatttatgacccgtgcacccaagtcctgtctctcccacattatgtaattaggcaggtgtgatacttgtacacatgacaattttttatgtctgtgggttgcaaacaaactccatccatttttctcagatgactggatctgacggaaactggtgcaaactctagattttgtcagtttcaagtccttctttgtacttggacgaatgacagtttccagccatgcactatttcaccatctctactgtgATTTTTTATTTAATTGAACACAAATTCAGGGAACATGtttttacaaaacccaacatttctaaatacatcctttatggataacaacttcttctaatgtatatgattttgtctgacaacggtatatgaatccatactgaaacgatgcatcaagtacaataaaagaagttgttatccataaagaatcttactttcttgtaactcaccatacttctaaaatgcccatcaaacagatcatctttctgtacacactatgagccctcagcatatcagcaaatgaaccagccaattgAAAGCTGTCGTTACACTAGAGTGCACAACCActagctatgactgggttcggtctgaAGAAGGCTTCGTgttgagggaagtaagcccaagtacaaaatattgcacttttgaattgcaattgtatgcttataattgtgtatatttgttttttttacaagcagcaatgtatattacatgtcattaataagtgataattatgtttgattttttggttgcatgtgacctttaaatctATATAGAGCCTGAATCCTAGGTTTGCTCTAATCGATTGGTCGGATGCActgttgaaaagaaatgtttttagtTCTCTTTTGAATGGAATGATGTCTGATAAGTTCTTCCCGTTCTCAGGTATTTTATTAATATTGTGTCAACTTCATCGTGATTGGACTAATTATGTCTCAATTTTTGTCCAAACGGTTTCAAATGAATATTATTGCCTCTAAAGAAAGGGTTTTTGACATGAACAAGGTATTGAGAAGTTGATGATGGCACGTGTGAATACAACGTCCCTAAATTACAGACATGTGACACAAGGCCAGGTAGAATTGGGTTTAATACCTGATACCAGGcatcaagtgagaggcaagTACAGTGGAAGTGAGAGACACGTGCCTGTGCACTGGACCATATCGGCAGGTGGCTACTGTGATTTCTCTTTTGTGTGTGCCTTGTCAACTGTCACAGACCAACAATGATAGATACTCTATTGCTTGCCATGCATATTGGCCAATACAATCAAAAGTGATTTGAGTGGAGGTTTACGAAAGGTATCAGTCCACAAGGTTTTGCTGAATTGTTTACAGTACAGCATAGGTTGGACAAGAGACTGTGTGACTTTTTTCAGCATGAGCTGAATTCAGGATTAGAGTGTGAAAGGTTTATTTCTGGAAGGGTAGGTGTAAATTTTAAGCATATGTATCATGTGTTTTAAGTTTTTTTTAACATAGTTGACATATTATTTAAGAACCATGTGGAAATCAAATTGGTCATGTAGGTGTGGTGTCCAAAATTTTGAGAAGTATTGTTAATATTCATCTTTGTAGTGTATTCCTCTCCATTGATAccaaatttcaatttcagttttgtttttgttttatgttacaGTTACCATTTACATATGAGGAAATTGGTTACAAAGCATATATgctgaaaggcaaaagaaatgTGTATTTTGGAAATGATTTAAACCTGTCATTTTCTGATATACACTAGAAGTCAGGTTTGAGGAAAACATTTCTCATGGGCATATACACTGTTTTGCCCAATGAAGTATTGTATAAAATTGAGGTGAGAAATGTTTTCATTCGTGGAAAAGGAAGACAAACACAACATCAGAATCCAGTTGCATGTGCATCATGAATGCATTTAGGCGTCAATTGCCCTTTTGAATGGCAATCATTCACTAGTGTTCAGGACACAGCAGCTATGGCTAGCTGTACAAGAGATCAACAACAAGCCATTGGACATCTACACAATCTCCAGCGACttttcttttgcctttcagaatataataacatgtacctgttttttttttatatttatgatGTAAAAAAGGATGGTATTTGAGTGCTTCCCATGTATGTAGATCAAGTAAGATATTCCTTTGACAGATCTCAGCAGGACAGTCTACAGACCAGCTGTTGACCGTTACTGACTCAAAGAGGGTTGAGTACCTGTTATGTAGTGTCAGCACTGGATTCTGTAGTGGTCAGCCTGTCTCACTCCCAGAAGTCAGAGCAGCATGACTCATGGTTATGTAGGCATGCCATGCAGGcttgatttagtgctttgttacttgcactggtgcagccCAAAATT
The window above is part of the Haliotis asinina isolate JCU_RB_2024 chromosome 1, JCU_Hal_asi_v2, whole genome shotgun sequence genome. Proteins encoded here:
- the LOC137272754 gene encoding uncharacterized protein, coding for MPSYSKNINKSVHYPPKQYNNSVPCPPTQNINNSVPCPPTQNINNSVHYPPTQNINNSVPYTPTQNINTSVPYPPTQNSNNSVPYTPTQYIINSVPYPPTQNIINSVPYPPTQNINNSVPYTPTQNIINSVPYPPTQNIINSVPYPPTQNINNSVPYPPTQNIINSVPYTPTQNINNSVPCPPTQNINNSVPYTPTQNINNSVPCPPKQNIINSVPYPTTQNTINSVPCPPTQNFINSVPYPPTQNIINSVSYPPTQYLINSVPYPPTQNIINSVPYPPTQYIINSVPCPPTQNIINSVPCPPTQNIINTVPCPPTQNIINSVPCPPTQYNNSVPCPPTQNFINSVPCPPTQNFINSVPCPPTQNIINTVPCPPPQYIINSVPCPPTQYIINSVPYPPTQNINNSNFINSVPYPPTQNIINSVPYPTTQNTINSVPCPPTQNFNNSVPYTPTQNFINSVPYPPTQNIINSNFINSVPYPPTQNIINSVPCPPTQNIINSVPCPPTQNIINSVPYPPTQNIINSYIINSVHDTPTQNIINTVPCPPTKYIINSDPYTPTQNSNSVHDTPTQNIINTVPCPPTKYIVNSDPYTPTQNSNSVHDTPTQNIINSVPYPPTQNTINSVPCPPTQNTINSVPYLPEQQLDLLYSNFNITNHLSGHMPPTTVNITNHLSGHIPPVTGNITNHLSGHIPPITINITNHLSGHMPHITVNITNHLSGHMPHITVNITNHLSGHMPPTTVNITNHLSGHMPPINVNITSHMSGHIPPITISIINHLSGHMPHITVNITNHLSGHMPHITGNITSHLSGHMPHITGNITSHLTGHMPPITISSINHLSGHMPPITGNITNHLSGHMPLITVNITSHLSGHMPLITVNITNHLTICLATQ